The following coding sequences are from one Bos indicus x Bos taurus breed Angus x Brahman F1 hybrid chromosome 5, Bos_hybrid_MaternalHap_v2.0, whole genome shotgun sequence window:
- the LOC113893712 gene encoding olfactory receptor 6C1-like, whose protein sequence is MKNYTEITDFILLGLSDDPQLQVVIFVFLLITYMLSITGNLTIIILTLLDVHLQIPMYFFLRSFSILEVSFTTVTIPRFLATIITGDKTISYNDCMAQLFFFILLGVTEFYLLAAMSYDRYIAICKPLHYMTIMNHRVCTLLVLASWLASFLITFPLLMFSLQLDYCKSNAIDHYTCDFSPLLQLSCSDTKFLEIMVFSCAVFTLMFTLALIILSYTYIIRTILRIPSTTQRTKAFSTCSSHMIVISISYGSCIFMYMNPSAKDRVSLSKGVAVLNTSVAPMLNPFIYTLRNQQVKRAFIDMARKNVLFSRK, encoded by the coding sequence atgaaaaactacaCGGAAATAACAGATTTTATCCTCCTGGGATTGTCAGATGACCCACAACTTCAGGTTGTGATCTTTGTCTTTCTACTCATCACCTACATGCTCAGCATCACTGGGAACCTGACCATTATCATCCTGACGCTGCTGGATGTCCACCTCCAGAtccccatgtatttcttcctcagAAGTTTCTCCATATTGGAAGTTTCATTCACAACTGTCACTATACCCAGGTTTCTGGCCACCATTATTACAGGAGATAAAACCATTTCTTATAATGACTGTATGgctcagttattttttttcattctcttgggaGTCACTGAGTTTTATCTTCTGGCTGCCATGTCCTATGACCGCTACATTGCTATCTGCAAACCGCTGCATTACATGACCATCATGAATCATAGAGTGTGCACACTGCTTGTCTTGGCTTCTTGGCTGGCTTCATTCTTAATCACATTTCCATTACTCATGTTCTCCCTACAGCTTGATTATTGCAAGTCCAATGCTATCGACCATTACACCTgtgatttttccccccttttacaACTTTCTTGTTCAGACACCAAATTCCTAGAGATAATGGTGTTTTCTTGTGCTGTGTTTACTCTGATGTTTACTTTGGCATTAATAATTCTGTCCTACACATATATCATCAGAACAATTTTGAGGATCCCTTCTACCACTCAGAGGACCAAGGCCTTTTCCACGTGTTCTTCCCACATGATTGTCATCTCCATCTCTTATGGCAGCTGCATTTTCATGTACATGAATCCATCAGCAAAGGACAGGGTCTCTTTGAGTAAGGGAGTAGCTGTGCTAAATACCTCAGTTGCCCCCATGCTAAACCCATTTATCTATACCTTGAGGAATCAGCAAGTCAAGCGAGCCTTCATAGACATGGCAAGGAAGAATGTACTTttctcaaggaaatga